Sequence from the Maribellus comscasis genome:
TGCTGTAGAAAAAGCCACCTCGTCCGGATTTTCAGTAGCCAACTGTTTCAGATTATGGTGTACTTCAACAATTTCCCCGCAATCGCCGAGATATACATTAATGTCAAAAAATTTAAAATTATCTTTCCGGGCTTGTTCCAAAGAATTATTCTTGTCGGTATAAATGTGATAATGCGCGTCTATTTTTTCAACTTTGGAAAAATCGTCCATGGAATAATAATCACTTTCACACGAACAAAATAAAACAGCAAAAACAAAGGGGAATAGTAATTTCTGAACTTTCATCATCATTGGGTTTATTTAATTGGCGAGGATAATATATAAATTTATTTTTACTTAAAACAATAACTTGGATTTGAATGATTATTTCGATTGGCACATTTAACTTTGACTATCTGTTTTATACCGCAAATACGATTAATTCATCATAAGCAATTGTCAAAATATGACTTGTCGGCTATGTTAAAAAAACTCACCCCGAACATCCAGGATCAGGGTGAGTTTTCCAAAACGGCGTCAGTAAACGCACCTGGTTACAACCCAAAAAAATACCTGCAATACCAATAAACGAGTAATCATAATTATGTTATTAATTATTTTTATTTATCGATTGTAAAATTAAGGTGTGCAGTTTTTTTCTCTTTAACTTAAGTTATGAAAGCCAGAAAACCCAAAATGAAAATTACAACTGTCTTCATTTAAGACAGGAAAAAACAAATCTCTTTAACTTTTACGGAAGGCAATTGTGTAGCAAAGAAACGTTAGATATACAAAAATGATGTTTTGCTGGCAGAAGGAGAATATGCTACCGAATGTTATTTTGTACTACAAGGCTGCGTTCACTCCTATTATTTGTCGGATGGAGAGGAAAAAAACAAGCGAGTTTTATACCCAAAATCAAAGTATTAATCCGATAAGTTATTTTACGAAAGAACCGTCGGAATATTATTTGTCGTGTTTGTAAGATACCTACATTGCCTTGGGCGACGAAGAGAAAAATAAAGAATTGCTCCGTAAAATCCCCCGACTGGAGTAGATGGTTTTGCAAATGAGCAGCGCCTTGTTAACGACAAAACAAATTTCGCTCGACGATTTCAAAAAGCTAAATCCGGAAATGCGTTATCTCAAATTGCTGGAAACCTGCCCCGATTTATTTCAACGTGTTCCGTTGTATCACATTGCCTGGTATCTGGGAATAAAACCGGAATTTTTAAGCTGGATGAGAAAAAGATTGATTACCAAATCAGAGTAATTTAGCTGCCCAATTATTATACTTTTTAGCAATAAAAGCTTTTATAAAAACTAAAACCCATCATTTATAAGCACCAAAATTCAAAACCCAAATATCAAATAATAAACAATACCAAACTCTTAAAAAAGCAAACCCGGGAATGCACAGTTAAATGGAAAAAGTTTGCATCTTGAATATTTCCAATTTGAAATTTATTTGAGTTTTGACGATTGTGATTTGTAATTTTTTCAAGACCTCCAAAGTATAAGCTATCCAAGGTGTAAATTCAAAATTTACAAATAGCTACAGGTTACGAGTAAGAAATCCGCTTCTTGTCTCCTCAATCTACAAAAGTCTCTTTTAATACAGCTTTTAATTCCTGAATCTCCTATCGTTTAGTCTTTCAAAAACTTTAACAATTCGTTTTTTTAATTTCGCTGCCAATTGTCGAGGTAAGGTTGACAAGTACGATTTGATATTGTTCTATTTCCATTCTTCAAGGTCTTCATCATCAAAAACGTCGTCAATCAATAAATCGTCATCGCCATTCTTCGCCATTGCTGCAAAAGCCTTATCCCAGCCTTTCCGGGGTTTTGTAATGGGTTTTAGGATAATTTGTCCTTTTTCCATTATCAGCTCAACTGAATCTTTAATCTTGTATCTTTCCAACAAAGTCTTACTCAGCCTGATTCCTTTCGAATTTCCTATTTTTATTACTGAAACCTCCATAACGACAATCTTTTGTTTTGCAATTACATAGTTATAACTTTTCTTAAAGATAAAAAGATAAGACAAATGATTGAACTGAGTTTTGTTGCTGTAACTTGCCTCGTTTATAAACATCATATTTATTAGACGATTCATTAATCGAAGCACCGACCAAGCTCAAAGCTCTCGACTCGAAGCTTATGGCTCACAGCTCGAAGCTCTTCCAAATAACCTCATCCGCTTTCAGTCAATAAAAATATTTCCGATATTGCTACAAATAAAATGACCATGGGAAACAAACAAGATGAGCGTATTGCAAAAATGACTTTTGCATCGGTGTATCCACTCTATCTCGAAAAAGTGGAAAAGAAAGGACGGACAAAAGAAGAATTACATGAAGTAATTGAATGGTTAACAGGCTTTGATGATAAACAACTGCAACAACTTATCAATGCCGGGGTAACTTTTGATCAATTTTTTCAGCAGGCGAAATTAAATAAAAATGCCCCGCTCATTACGGGAGTAATCTGTGGTTATCGCGTGGAAAACATCGAAAATCCTTTAACGCAGCAAGTGCGGTATTTAGATAAATTGGTGGATGAACTGGCCAAAGGACGAAAAATGGAAAAAATTCTCCGAGCCGGTTAAACAGGTTTGTAAGCACCAAAATTCAAAACTCAAATATCAAATAATAAGCAATACCAAACTTTCAAAAAACAAACCCGGGATACTCCTTTTGATGGACACGTTTGTTATTTGAATATTCTCTCATTGAAATTGATTTGAGTTTTGACATTTGTGATTTGGCTTTTATGAAAAAACGCCTTTAATTTCAGGAAATGCTGGAAACTCCATTCTTCTCTCGAAGGTTTGATACCTAATAATAAAAAGCACTTGTTTATTAAACAAATGCTTGCTACATTTATAAACCGCATTCGGAAGATAAAACGTTTAATACCAAATACTAAAACTGAACCAAACAAAAATGACAAGGGCTATTTCGCAAACACAATTAAAAAGTAAGGACTTTGGTAAAAATTAGTTATTTGACTCTACCAGGGCCATATCTTTATGAAAATTTGAAAGTCAAGCTTATGATTTGATGTCAAAC
This genomic interval carries:
- a CDS encoding AbrB/MazE/SpoVT family DNA-binding domain-containing protein, translating into MNRLINMMFINEASYSNKTQFNHLSYLFIFKKSYNYVIAKQKIVVMEVSVIKIGNSKGIRLSKTLLERYKIKDSVELIMEKGQIILKPITKPRKGWDKAFAAMAKNGDDDLLIDDVFDDEDLEEWK
- a CDS encoding DUF2200 domain-containing protein, with translation MGNKQDERIAKMTFASVYPLYLEKVEKKGRTKEELHEVIEWLTGFDDKQLQQLINAGVTFDQFFQQAKLNKNAPLITGVICGYRVENIENPLTQQVRYLDKLVDELAKGRKMEKILRAG